From a region of the Dissulfurirhabdus thermomarina genome:
- a CDS encoding glycosyltransferase — translation MINKSSTAVIILNYFGSEATFACVNSVKRSLEANIYLVDNSADLKEKEKLQDKYREDKGVILLSPPENLGFAAGVNLGLREALSDGFSRFLVLNNDAVLLDGAGPVLTDAFARHPGSLIAPAIAWGGEVCRGRYYHKYLGLITERPWWQGKGFLFYLTGCALAFDRDLLEKVGYFDESFFMYGEDLEYCFRAARENVPIILAKEVIVEHAGSAATRKGSFFYEYNMARAHWRLSFCLSDGFWDVFRALLGKSLVLSARALFRAIKYRSISPLAAFGLAPFPLPVRPRKK, via the coding sequence GTGATTAATAAATCGAGTACCGCTGTAATTATTCTTAATTATTTTGGAAGCGAAGCCACCTTCGCCTGCGTGAATTCCGTCAAAAGAAGCTTGGAAGCAAACATCTACCTCGTCGACAATTCAGCCGACCTCAAAGAAAAAGAAAAACTCCAGGACAAGTACCGGGAAGATAAAGGCGTCATATTGCTTTCCCCGCCGGAGAACCTCGGATTCGCCGCCGGCGTCAATCTAGGCTTGCGCGAAGCGCTTTCCGATGGTTTTTCCAGGTTCCTGGTCTTGAACAATGATGCCGTACTGCTGGATGGCGCCGGGCCCGTTCTCACCGACGCCTTTGCCCGTCACCCCGGGAGTCTCATCGCGCCGGCCATTGCCTGGGGCGGAGAGGTCTGCCGGGGGAGGTATTACCACAAGTATCTCGGCCTGATCACCGAGAGGCCTTGGTGGCAAGGAAAAGGTTTCCTCTTTTATCTGACCGGTTGCGCCCTTGCCTTCGATCGAGATCTCTTGGAGAAGGTCGGCTACTTTGACGAATCGTTTTTCATGTATGGGGAAGATTTAGAGTATTGTTTTCGTGCGGCCCGGGAAAATGTCCCGATCATCCTCGCCAAGGAGGTGATCGTTGAGCATGCGGGCAGTGCCGCGACAAGGAAGGGATCCTTCTTTTATGAATACAACATGGCCAGGGCTCATTGGCGCCTCTCTTTTTGCCTGTCTGATGGCTTTTGGGACGTTTTTCGGGCCCTGCTGGGTAAGAGCCTCGTCTTGAGCGCCAGGGCTCTTTTCAGGGCCATTAAATATCGGAGCATTTCGCCTCTGGCAGCCTTCGGACTTGCGCCGTTCCCTTTGCCCGTTCGTCCACGCAAGAAATAA
- a CDS encoding glycosyltransferase family 2 protein, whose amino-acid sequence MARRRAARPRIDAGFEKYRKAHHQKCMAKSPGQHILSQGIPVASVSTPADEARKEGGLNVTGRRKKSRWPVKPLISIITVVYNGGRTIEKTIKSVLDQSYKNIEYIIVDGKSTDNTLEIIKKYENRIDYWISEKDEGIYDAMNKGVKKASGDWILFLGADDILLDCLGQFAEIMDNPKNLYYGNVEFSSSGKTYGGKFNLIKLITKNIPHQAIFYPSFAFKEFSFETRYKVLADYALNLRLYAKKDIKFVYVPVCVSIFNDSGMSSRIVDEAFRLEASNIIKECYPITYIFYSFYKKISRYLRFMKP is encoded by the coding sequence ATGGCGCGGCGTAGGGCTGCTCGACCCCGGATAGATGCAGGCTTCGAGAAATACCGAAAGGCACATCACCAAAAATGCATGGCAAAATCCCCAGGACAACACATCCTGTCCCAAGGAATTCCCGTGGCTTCTGTTTCTACGCCAGCTGACGAGGCCAGAAAAGAGGGCGGCCTCAACGTCACCGGACGACGCAAAAAAAGCCGCTGGCCTGTCAAACCGCTGATCTCGATCATCACGGTCGTTTATAACGGCGGACGAACAATAGAAAAGACCATAAAAAGTGTTTTAGATCAATCTTACAAAAATATCGAATACATTATTGTTGACGGAAAGTCAACAGACAATACATTAGAGATAATAAAGAAATATGAAAACAGAATTGACTACTGGATAAGCGAAAAAGATGAAGGAATATATGACGCCATGAACAAGGGCGTCAAGAAGGCTTCCGGGGATTGGATATTATTTCTCGGCGCCGATGACATACTTCTCGACTGCCTCGGGCAATTCGCCGAGATAATGGACAATCCGAAAAATCTATATTACGGGAACGTAGAGTTTTCCAGCAGCGGGAAGACGTATGGTGGTAAGTTTAACTTGATAAAACTTATAACAAAAAACATTCCACATCAAGCCATATTTTATCCTTCTTTCGCATTCAAGGAATTTTCTTTTGAAACCAGGTACAAGGTTTTGGCCGACTATGCCCTCAACTTGAGACTTTACGCCAAGAAGGATATAAAGTTTGTCTATGTGCCGGTATGTGTATCCATATTCAATGATTCGGGAATGAGTTCACGCATTGTTGACGAAGCATTTCGTTTGGAAGCAAGCAATATAATAAAGGAATGCTATCCTATTACATATATATTTTACTCTTTCTATAAAAAGATATCCCGTTACCTTAGATTCATGAAACCTTAA
- a CDS encoding glycosyltransferase family 4 protein has protein sequence MNIHHLNYSDLSGGAARAAYRIHHALLKHGLRSRLCVDHANSNEPSVCGPLGTWRKTLAALRPRVGALATGILRTGNPVLHSPAILPSRWPDRINSGDADVVHLHWICGEMLSIPDLARIRKPIVWTLHDMWAFCGAEHYTEDCRWREGYRRGNRPPHESGFDLNRWTWRRKRTHWRRPLHIATPSRWLADCVRESALMHGWPVTVVPNPIDIDRWRPLDQAMARSLLGLPADTPLVLFGSMDGGRDPRKGFDLLLDALAHLHEKMEKLHLVVFGQPAPDRPPEPGFPVHYIGHLHDDISLCLLYNAADVLVIPSRQDNLPNTGVESLACGTPVVAFDTCGLPDIVEHKRTGYLARAFDTEDLAEGISWVLVDRERHRMLRTHARAAAVSRFSEKVIIPRYIDWYKQAQEEQGRHGAA, from the coding sequence ATGAACATTCACCACCTGAATTACTCGGACCTCTCCGGCGGTGCAGCACGCGCGGCCTACCGAATCCATCATGCTTTGCTTAAGCACGGCCTCCGCTCGCGTTTATGCGTGGATCACGCCAACTCGAACGAACCATCGGTGTGCGGTCCGCTTGGCACATGGAGAAAAACTCTGGCGGCTCTCCGCCCGCGTGTAGGCGCCTTGGCCACGGGAATCCTCAGGACAGGTAACCCGGTCTTACATTCGCCCGCCATTCTCCCCTCGCGATGGCCAGACCGAATCAACTCCGGCGACGCCGACGTCGTCCACCTGCACTGGATCTGCGGCGAAATGCTCTCGATCCCGGACCTCGCTCGTATCCGGAAACCCATCGTCTGGACATTGCACGACATGTGGGCCTTCTGCGGGGCGGAGCATTACACAGAGGACTGCCGCTGGCGCGAGGGATACCGGCGTGGCAATCGCCCGCCCCATGAATCCGGTTTCGACCTCAACCGCTGGACCTGGCGGCGAAAGCGCACGCACTGGCGCCGCCCGCTGCACATCGCCACGCCCAGCCGATGGTTGGCTGATTGCGTGCGCGAAAGCGCCCTGATGCATGGTTGGCCGGTGACGGTGGTACCCAACCCCATCGACATCGACCGCTGGCGGCCGCTGGACCAGGCGATGGCGCGGTCACTCTTGGGATTGCCGGCGGACACGCCGCTCGTGCTGTTCGGCTCCATGGACGGTGGGCGTGACCCGCGTAAGGGGTTCGACCTGCTGCTCGACGCCCTGGCGCACCTCCATGAAAAGATGGAAAAGCTGCATTTGGTGGTGTTCGGCCAACCGGCCCCGGACAGGCCTCCGGAACCCGGCTTCCCTGTTCATTACATCGGCCACTTGCATGATGACATCAGCCTGTGCTTGCTCTATAACGCCGCTGATGTCTTGGTGATCCCGTCACGCCAAGACAACCTGCCCAATACCGGTGTGGAATCCTTGGCCTGCGGCACTCCCGTTGTGGCCTTCGACACCTGCGGCCTGCCAGACATCGTCGAACACAAGCGCACGGGTTACCTCGCCCGGGCGTTCGACACCGAAGACTTGGCCGAAGGGATCAGCTGGGTACTCGTCGACCGGGAACGCCACCGGATGTTACGCACGCACGCCAGGGCGGCGGCTGTGAGCCGCTTCAGTGAAAAAGTCATAATACCGCGGTATATAGATTGGTATAAGCAGGCGCAGGAAGAGCAGGGCAGGCATGGCGCGGCGTAG